One Tripterygium wilfordii isolate XIE 37 chromosome 10, ASM1340144v1, whole genome shotgun sequence DNA segment encodes these proteins:
- the LOC120007946 gene encoding glutathione S-transferase T2-like produces the protein MGSLTQVEAARPSGTNKIDKMAKEMYQQLHKSHFQFDHCWNMLRHQPKWTMQMGQPSSKRKQSASCSISTPDAINLDEDGISISTSINLERPIGRKAKKERRKKGKGDLNELSDVIGQLTINKKKVHDERMALAEVDRIRAEKKWQDHLLIQNEKLQVEKVRVEAERQRAEAER, from the exons ATGGGCTCCTTAACTCAAGTAGAGGCTGCCCGTCCATCCGGTACAAACAAGATCGATAAG ATGGCCAAAGAAATGTACCAGCAATTGCATAAATCCCACTTCCAGTTTGATCATTGCTGGAATATGTTGAGGCATCAACCCAAGTGGACCATGCAAATGGGGCAACCTTCTTCAAAAAGGAAGCAAAGTGCTTCATGCTCGATCAGTACTCCAGATGCAATCAACTTGGATGAGGATGGCATTTCAATTTCCACGTCAATCAACCTAGAGAGACCAATTGGTCGAAAAGctaaaaaagagaggaggaagaAAGGGAAGGGTGATCTCAATGAACTATCAGATGTCATAGGGCAATTGACGATCAATAAAAAGAAAGTACATGATGAAAGGATGGCATTAGCTGAAGTTGACAGAATTAGAGCTGAGAAAAAATGGCAAGATCATTTGCTTATACAAAATGAGAAGCTTCAAGTAGAGAAAGTGAGAGTTGAGGCAGAGAGACAAAGGGCTGAAGCGGAGAGGTAG